The following nucleotide sequence is from Candidatus Thermoplasmatota archaeon.
GACGAATTCCGGAGAAGGCGCACCGACACCAGCGGATCCACCAAGGGCACTCTGATCTTTCGGACCGAGCGGCGGACCCTCAAGCTGAAGCCAGGCTCCCATTTCAGGAAGGACACGCTGAAGGAGATATTCCGCTTCGCGTGCAAGATGCAGAAGCGGTACCCGCACATGGTCGTGGAGGACTACGCGGGATGGGCTGAGAAGAGTCCTCAGAGCGATGCCGCTGAGTTCATCCACCGCCCAGGCCTGTGAGCTGTTCGCTCACGTCCCAGAGCCGCTTGGCTGTGTCCTCATCGTAGGATAGCTTCGAGGACTTCGCGGGCCTGCAATCGGCGAAGTACTTACCCGTTACGCCATCGACCTCGGGCGAGGACGCGAGATAGATCGCTGTCGCCGCCCCATTCTCTGTCTTCTTGGCGAGCAGTCGGAAGATGAACTGTGCGCCGCGGGACATGTACCGCCCGAGGTTCGTCTTCGCCATCCCGGGGGTGAAGCTGTTGACGGTGACGCCCATGCCCGCCAACCTACGGGCGAGCTCGTACGTGAAGAGCACGTTCGCGACCTTCGACTGCCCGTACGCCCGCATGTGCCTGTACCCACGCTCTGCCTGCAGGTCGTCGAAGTTTATGCGGGCCCGCTTGTGGATACCCGAGCTCGTGTTGACGACCCTCGCGGGAGCGCTCGCTTTGAGAACGTCTAGCAAGAGGTTCGTCAGGAGGAAATACGCCAGGTGGTTCAACCCGAACTGCAGCTCCAGGCCGTCTACAGTGAGTATGCGCTTCGTGGGCCACAGAGCGGCGTTGTTCACCAGTACGTGCAGGCGGTCGCGTGTGTCCATGAAGTCGGACGCCAGCTTCCGCACTTCCTCCTGCGAGGAGAGGTCGGCAATCATTAGCTCCACGGACCCGCTTCCGGTCTCGCGAATGATCTCGTTCCTGGCCGCCTCACCGCGCTCCTTGCTCCTGCAGACCATCACGACGTCGGCTCCCATCTCCGCGAGCTCGCGGGTGGTGACGTAGCCTATCCCGGAGTTGGCGCCGGTAATCATACAGACCCTCCCGTTCATGCTTCCTGACGTACCATCCGACACCCTAATCACCCGGAATCACAGCTGCTGGAATATCATGCTGCGTTGGGTATATTAGAATTGGTCTGACGGACCTGCCCCCACCAGAGCCGTCACAGAAACCTCTGGCCCTGGCTTGATGATAGCTCCCGAGCTCTCGATACTCGTCGGCGGGCTGATCCCGCAGCCGTGAGCTAGGCGTCCTGTTCCTCGGTCACGTCCTCGGAGGGTTCCTCTTCCGGCGGTGCTTCTTCTGGCGGGGCCTGCCTCCTGCGCATCACGAGCGCCGCGATGGCTATCACGACTACCAGAACGATGACCACTCCGAGGATCAAGTACATGTCCAGACCCTCCTCCGCCTCGTCGGTCACCTCAACATCCATGGTCGTGGAGTTAGTGCCCCCGCCAGTGTCCCGGACCTCGAGCCTTATCGTGTGCGTTCCCGCTGAGTCGTAGGTGTGCGTCGCCGTCTTGGTCGTGGACCAGGCAGTGTCCCAGGTCCCGTCGTCCTCCCAGTCCCAGCGGACCTCGAGGGCGGCTAGCAGGTCCTCAGGATCCGAGCTCCCGCTTGCGTCCACAGAGAACTCCGTGGTCGTGTCCCCTGATGTGGGAGATACCGTGAAGGACGCCGTCGGCGGCTCGTTCGTGAGCGTGGCGTTGACGACGAAGTTGGCGGTGTTTCCCGCCGCGTCCGTTGCCCTCGCCTCGATGAAGTTGTTTCCGAAAGTCAGGGTAATTCGAGCTGACCAGAATGTTGTCCCTGAGGCGAGGATCCAGTCCTCTCCGTAGATTCGCACATCCACCCGTTTGAGCCCGCTGAAACCCTGGTCCGATGCTGTGCCAGTAACGATGATCTGAGCGGTGTCGAAGCTCTCGTACTCTGTCGGCGAGAGTATCACGACGCTGGGCTTCTCCGTATCCTCATAAGGTGCCATGAGCGGGTAGTTGTCCACGCTGTCCGCGTCTATCGTGTAGTTCGTGTCGCCTATCCCGTCCCCACCGGTGCATATGTCCTGATCGGGCCCGCTGCAGTCGTCCACGCCCGCATAGTCGGACCAGTAGTTCCCGCCGGAGGGATAGCCGTCGTCCCACGCGTTCGCGCCGTCGTCGAAGGCCTGGTTCGGGGCGTTGTCGATGTTGTTGTGGTGCACGAGCATTCCCGTCGCGCTGTAGAGACGGATGCCGTCCCCAACGTTCGAGGAAACGTTGTTGGCAGTGACCGTTGAATTCTCCGTGTGCCGAATGTATAGCCCGTGCTCCTGGTTCGAGTGGGCCTCGTTCCCCGTAACCGTGACCCACTCACTGGAGTACACATCCGCTCCGCTCATGTTGTTGTGGGAGAGGACGTTTCCCGCGATCGTGACGTTCTCCGCGTACTTCAGGGATATCCCGTTCCAGTCGTTGTTCGAGAAGTCGTTCCCCGTGAATGTGACGTTCTCCATCGTGCCCAACCTGATGCCGTCGTATACGCTGCCCGTGACCACGTTCCCGGATATGACGGCGTCGTTGCCACCAGACACATAGATGCCATTGGACCCGCACGACGTGACGGTGTTCCCGGTGAGGATGAAGTCATCGACGTTCCCGAAGTTCATGCCTCTGTACGTGCCGTGGGCCACGACGTTGTCCGTGACGACGGCTCTGCTCACGGAGGACATCGCGATGCCGAGGGTCGTGTCGGACGCGTCCACGTTGGCGACGCGCACGTCATCGCAGTTCACCATGATGAGCTGCCCCACCGGGATGCCGTCGATATCCACGCCGTTGCAGTTCCTGTAGTAGAGCAGCGGTTCCCCGTTGACGGTGTTGTCCTGGATCGTGAGAGTGTCGTGGTCCTCGAGGGAAAGGCCGAGCAAGACGCCGCTGGAGATGAACTCGTTGCCCTCAATCGTCCCGTTCGGGGACCCGCCAAGGTTGAGGCCGCCATCCGACGTCGACGTGAACGTGCTGTTCGAGATAGAGAAACCATCCGAGGCCCCGACGTATACCCCCCATCCGCTGTCGTGGAAGTCCATGTCAGCGAGGGTGACGTCCGGCGAGTATCGAATCCCCACTGCGTGTTCGCGAGCCGAGATGCTGCTGTCCGATATCGTTGCCCCGTCGGCGTAGAACATCTGGATGCCGTACAGGGTGTCCGTGATGTCGACATTGGCCACCTGGACGTTCGTGCAGTTGACGAGGATGAGCTGACCGATGGGGATGCCGTCGATGTCGAGACCATCGCAGTTCTTGTGATAGTACAGCGGCTTCCCGTTGACGAGATTGTCAGGCGTTATCGTGTGCGAGTTGTAGAGGGAAGGCTCATCGCCGTAGTCCTGGATCCAGATGCCGTCCGATGTGATGGTGTTCCGGGACATGGTGAGGTTCTCGGATTGGGTGAGCCGGATGGCGCGGCGGGTGGTCGGGGCTATCGTGTTGTTCACCAACGTCGTGTTGTCGGCCCGGTCGATATGCAGCCCGTACTCGTCGCCGGAGATCGTGCTGTCCATGATGGTGACGTTGTTCGTTATGAGAATCGACACGGCATACCTGTTGTCCGTGAGCGTCGCGTTCTCCACGCGCCCGTCCTGGAGCCGCCCGAGGAAGATGTCGACCGAGTCGTTCGTTCCGTCCGAGTGGATGGCCACGTCGCGGATGATGAACGGCATGTCCGTGTTCCAGATCCTGATGCCAATCTCGTTCGTGGCGTCGATCTCCCAGCCCTCTATGATGTATGGGTCGCCGGGTGTGCCGGTGCCGCCCGTGACGCCGTTCGCGGCGGTGAAGCCCGCGTTGTTGCCGATATAGATCGGGTCGTGCGGGGTCAGAGCCGGCGCCCTTTCAGGCACTATCACCACGAAGGCCGCCAAGAGCAGGGCCGTCAGAACTAGCACGCAAGAGAATCTGTTGGAATTCATGGATACACCTTGCCGCCTGCAACGAATCAAGACATAAAAGCGTTTGCCCCAGGCCGAGCGGCGGGCGTCAGAACGGTCTCAGCCTTTCTTGCGCCTTCTGCGGGTTCCCGCGGTCTGCTTCACCAACGGATGGCTCTCGACCACCGTGAACACGAGGAAGCGGTCGCCCCGGGCGTCCTTCTCCCTCTGCAGCTGCACCAGACCCCTCTCAACGAGGGTGTTGAATATCTTCTTCCTGTCCAGGTGACTTATCTCGGGGAGTGCCTTCGCCAGCTTGACCACGAGGAAGCCGGAGAGCTTCACGCTACCGTACTTCGGGACGTACTCCTTGTGCGCCTCCGCGGCAGCCTGCAGCGCCTTCTTCTGGTCGTCATCGAGCGGAGCGACGTGCTTGACCTTGGTCCACCTTCCTACCTTCTCTGCCGTGACGAGTCCATCTCCTGCGAGCTTCTGTACCTGCCGAAGGATGTCGTCCTCCTTCAGCCCGAGCTTCTTCGCCAGCCCGGCGGTCGTCGTTCCTTCCTCCGGGATGTGCTTGATCAGTGAGGGCAGCCTCCTGGGTTTCTTCTTCGGTTCGCGGTGCTCGACGAAGTCCCGCTCGGAGAACGGCTTCAGGCTCTCGGGGTCGATGTACCAGTACCTGTCCTTGCCCACGAGCTTCTTGATGTCTCCGGAGAGCGTGCGCTCGAATGAGTAGAAGATGATCTGCTTGCCCCGCTCCTGCGCGCGCTGGGCGATGGGCAGGTAGTCCCTGTCGCCTGACAGTACGACGAGCGCGTTGATGTCCTCGCGGGTGAGCATCACCTCCTGCAGGCGCAGCGACAGCTCGATGTCCGCGCTACTCTTGCCCCTGACACCCTTCACGTGCACTGCCCTTATGCCCATCGTGTAGAGCTCGTTGGGCACGTCCGGGTTCATCCCCCAGTCCGCGAAAGCCTGCCTGATTATTGGGGACACTCCAAGTGTCTCGGTCATGTGCGATATCGTGTTGCCGACGATCTCGACCGACTTCAGCTGGGCATCCGATCTGTCGTGACCGTACTGGTTCATCAGACAGGCGTAGATGTTATCGTAGTCTATCAGCAAAGCGCCGTAGTTTGTTTCTGCCATGGTCTCTCCACTGGCTGCGAGTAGACGCACCGACTACTTCAAGTTTATGAGTGTGGGGATTCGACTTGACCTCCTGCGCGCGACGACGCCGACCCGCCTGTTGGATTCGTGCGTCGGATGGTGACGAAAAAGCTTTAGAGTGCGAAACGACATTCCGGCTTCTGGAGGAACATGCACATGGGGCAGATCCGGCACCAAATCGTCTTGCTCGCAGTCGTGACCTTCGTGGTTGTGTCAATGATCATCTCGGTCATTCCTGCTCCAGAGCCTCAGGAACACGGCGGTGCCGGGGAGAACATCGAGGGCGAGGTGACGAGGATCGTGGACGGGGACACGCTCTATATCGATGACGTCAAGATCCGCCTGGCGCTGGTGGACGCGCCCGAGTATGGGGAGACCGGTTACGACGAGGCGAAGGACTTCGCAGCGGACATCTGCCCCGAAGGATCGCAGGCGACGGCGGACCAGGACGACTGGCAGCTGGAGGACGAGTACGGGCGCATGATCGCCGTGGTCTACTGCGGCGGGAAGAACCTGAACTACGAACTTCTGAAGAGCGGGCACGCGGTCATTCTCACGCAGTACTGCGCCGTCAGCGAGTTCGGCGATGAGACGTGGGCTGTGGAATACGGGTGCTAGCGTCGTCATAGGAGTGCGCGGGTGAATCCACTAACCGACCAAGTTCGACGGCGTCAACAGCATTATAACGCCGTGTAGGTATCCCTGTCCGAGGGGATGCGTCAAGGCGTCCTCCGCGCCAAGGAGGGGCGCGTAGAAGTACCCAAAGCCCGAAGGGGAGGAGGTGAAAAAATGCCAAAGCAGCTACTTGAGATAAGTTTCAAATTCAACATTCCGAGAGAGGAGTACGAGGCGGCGGCGTGCGACCTGGCCAACGCGTTCGCGAACGTCCCCGGCCTTCAGTGGAAGGTCTGGACCCTGAACGAACAAGACAAGGAGGCGGGAGGCGTCTATCTGTTCGAGGACGAGTCCTCGCTGCAGACGTTCCTCGCGAGCGATCTCGCGGCGCAGGTCAAGAACCACCCTGCTTTCAGCGAGCTAAGCGCGAAGCCGTACGAGGTGCTAGAAGAGCCGACCCGCACCTGCCGCGGTCCGGTTTAGATCCCTCGGATTCGCACGGAGGCGCTATTGCGAGACGGCAGTAGCTCAGCGGACACGCGGTCATCCTGACATACTACTGCGAGTTCGGCGATGAGACGTGGGCTGTGGAATACGGGTGCTGACCAGGGTCACAAGGCGTCCGCACGAATGTGTCATTTGAGCAAACTATATCTAGTTATAACGTTATAACAGATACTGATGAGCAGCACTTTCGAGGCCAAGCTGAGGAGGATAGGGAACTCCCTCGGCATAATCATCCCCTCCGAGGTACTGGACGAGCTGGGCTACGGACAGGGGGACAACGTGAAGGTGATGATTCCGCTCAAGAGGAAGGAGCGACTCCTGGCACTGGCCGGTATGTACGTAGGAAAACCGCGATTCAAGAGGGACAAGAGGGAAAGGTTCTGATGTTCCTTGACACGACCATCGTGGTGGAGGTCCTCCGCTCGAGGCGGGAGTCCGAGAGGTTCGGGAGGATTCTCGAGGCGATCGAGGACGACCCCTTGTTCATCTCAATGCTCCAGCTGGCGGAGCTCTCGGATTGGTGTCTGGAGAACAGCATCGACCTGTCCGAATGGATCTCGAGGCTGAAGGGCATCGTGGGAGTGGTCCCCCTGACCGAGGACATCTGTCTGGAGGGCTCCAGAATCAAGCGCGAAATGCGGGAGCACGGCATGTCCAAGTTCAGCCTGCTGGACGGCATCATCCTCGCGAGCGCGCGGTCGATCGACCAAAAGCTGCTCACGACGGACTCCGATTTCCGCGGGGCCGAGGATGCTGTTGTTATCGGGTGAGCGGTCTCACGCGTTTCCGTGGCGGAGCGCAGGCGCCTACTTCGCGCCCGCCCCGCAGTGCATGCAGAACTTATCGCCCGCTACCAGCGGTTGACCGCACGAGGCGCATAATGCCTGCCCGGGCTGAGGTCCAGGTTCCTCCGGCGGAGCTTCCTCCACGGGCGGTCCGGGTTCCTCTGGCGGTTCCGTCTCCTCCGGAGGTGCCGGTTCCTCCGCGGGCGGTTCCTCGACGGGCGGGGCCTCCACCGGAGCGGCGGGCGGTGCTGGAGCGGCGGGTGGCGGCGGGTAGTACGCCGGGGCCGGCGGGGCGGCGGGATACGCCACGGGCGCCGGGTGCTCCGTGACCTTCCCCAGCTTGAGGAACTTCCTCAGCAGCGAGATGTACACGTAGAGCGCGATGATGGGCACGACGAGGCCCTTGATGAACAGGCCCGCCAACAGCCCTATGCGGTTGAAGTTCAGGTTCAGGGCGCCGAGCACGAACGTCGCGACGAGGATGGTGCCCACGCCGTTGACTATGGTGAAGATGGGCCAGGAGTAGCTCCTGAGCTTCCCCGGGTAGTTCGTGTCCTTCCCCACGCCCGAGATGAAGAACGCGAAGACGAACGACGCTATGATCAGCAGCACGGAAGCCCCTATCCAGGTGTACATCATGCCCTGCACCTGGCCGATGATCGCGTCGAACGTGCCGGCCGTGGTGCTGCTGAGCCCCATTATGTCCTCCAGCAGGATCGAGAGGGACTCCGCCATCGCCCCCGGGTAGTAGATCCGCCACAGGTACGTGAGGACGACCCAAAGTATGCACATGATGCCGGCCGTGAGGCCCAGCGCCATCGTCTTCCCGCTGACGACCTTCCTCAGCCCCACGCTGATGACCACGAGTCCGACGCCTATTATCGCGAGACCGAGGTAGTCGACGTAGAAGCTGTACATTATCAGAATCACTCCCACGAACGCCTGGTCGAACGCCCCGCCCGGGTCCGAGAAGATGACCCCGATGGAGACCACCAGGAGCAGCAGGCCTATGACGATCATCAGGTTCTGGACGAACATCGCGATGGAGCCCACGGCCCCTATCGCTCCCCCCGCCTTGGCGGTCGAGCTCGCCTCGGCCGGCCCCTTGGCCTGCTGGGCGAGGGCCGCGCCGCAACGGGGACATGTGACGTCGGTCTCCTGAATAGCGCCTCCGCAAGTTGTGCAAGTTGTCATGTGCAACCCTTCCGACTGAGCCGGCATGAGCGTCAGTGTACTAATCCCTTTTGATGGCGCGGAGGACTCCCATCTGCTTGCGGGAACGCTGTGCAGGCGTATCAGGTTTCCGATGGTGAGGGCGTCACGACAACACTCATATAGCCCGAAGCCGTTCGATCCACCGGAGGATTCTCATGGGTGTAACGATGAGACTCATTGGTCTCGGCATGATTGTGATGGCGATACTGTTTCACATCGTCGGTGCCGTGGTGGAGGTGGGGCCTCACGAGATGAACGAGCGGTACGAGAATTCTGATCTCTCCGAAAGCGAGTTCGACAGGATGATCGCCGAGGAGAACCTCTTCGCGGGGCACCTGATGGCGTTCGCGCAGGTCCTTCTATTGGCGGGCATCGGCTTCATCCTGTATGACGTCGCCAAGGGCGTGAGGCGGAGACCGTACGACAGGACGTTGCTCTAATCGCCTCTGTCGTTTTGGCGAAAGGGCTCTAGGCGGGAGGATCAGCGCCATTCCTTCATCTGCACCATGATGTAGCAGGCGAAGAGAGAGAATGAGACCACCAAGAACAAGACCCCGCCAAGGAGGGTCACCCCGGACACGGTCAAGGCGATGAGGAAAAGGCTCGATGCGACGATGGCGTTCACGAAAACCACAAAGAAGTAGCCCTGAATTCTCTCGGCGGGCCCTTTCCATGACTCCGCCCCATCCTCCTTCGATTCGAAGCGTTCGTCGCGGGCTTCACTTTCTTTCAGGCGCCGCTTCCGACGCTTCCTCTCCGAGCCTATCGCGCCGACGAGCAACACCGAAAGCATGACAATCATGAATGCTCGAGCTGCCCATGTCCAGAA
It contains:
- a CDS encoding SDR family oxidoreductase — encoded protein: MNGRVCMITGANSGIGYVTTRELAEMGADVVMVCRSKERGEAARNEIIRETGSGSVELMIADLSSQEEVRKLASDFMDTRDRLHVLVNNAALWPTKRILTVDGLELQFGLNHLAYFLLTNLLLDVLKASAPARVVNTSSGIHKRARINFDDLQAERGYRHMRAYGQSKVANVLFTYELARRLAGMGVTVNSFTPGMAKTNLGRYMSRGAQFIFRLLAKKTENGAATAIYLASSPEVDGVTGKYFADCRPAKSSKLSYDEDTAKRLWDVSEQLTGLGGG
- a CDS encoding right-handed parallel beta-helix repeat-containing protein, whose product is MNSNRFSCVLVLTALLLAAFVVIVPERAPALTPHDPIYIGNNAGFTAANGVTGGTGTPGDPYIIEGWEIDATNEIGIRIWNTDMPFIIRDVAIHSDGTNDSVDIFLGRLQDGRVENATLTDNRYAVSILITNNVTIMDSTISGDEYGLHIDRADNTTLVNNTIAPTTRRAIRLTQSENLTMSRNTITSDGIWIQDYGDEPSLYNSHTITPDNLVNGKPLYYHKNCDGLDIDGIPIGQLILVNCTNVQVANVDITDTLYGIQMFYADGATISDSSISAREHAVGIRYSPDVTLADMDFHDSGWGVYVGASDGFSISNSTFTSTSDGGLNLGGSPNGTIEGNEFISSGVLLGLSLEDHDTLTIQDNTVNGEPLLYYRNCNGVDIDGIPVGQLIMVNCDDVRVANVDASDTTLGIAMSSVSRAVVTDNVVAHGTYRGMNFGNVDDFILTGNTVTSCGSNGIYVSGGNDAVISGNVVTGSVYDGIRLGTMENVTFTGNDFSNNDWNGISLKYAENVTIAGNVLSHNNMSGADVYSSEWVTVTGNEAHSNQEHGLYIRHTENSTVTANNVSSNVGDGIRLYSATGMLVHHNNIDNAPNQAFDDGANAWDDGYPSGGNYWSDYAGVDDCSGPDQDICTGGDGIGDTNYTIDADSVDNYPLMAPYEDTEKPSVVILSPTEYESFDTAQIIVTGTASDQGFSGLKRVDVRIYGEDWILASGTTFWSARITLTFGNNFIEARATDAAGNTANFVVNATLTNEPPTASFTVSPTSGDTTTEFSVDASGSSDPEDLLAALEVRWDWEDDGTWDTAWSTTKTATHTYDSAGTHTIRLEVRDTGGGTNSTTMDVEVTDEAEEGLDMYLILGVVIVLVVVIAIAALVMRRRQAPPEEAPPEEEPSEDVTEEQDA
- a CDS encoding NYN domain-containing protein; the protein is MAETNYGALLIDYDNIYACLMNQYGHDRSDAQLKSVEIVGNTISHMTETLGVSPIIRQAFADWGMNPDVPNELYTMGIRAVHVKGVRGKSSADIELSLRLQEVMLTREDINALVVLSGDRDYLPIAQRAQERGKQIIFYSFERTLSGDIKKLVGKDRYWYIDPESLKPFSERDFVEHREPKKKPRRLPSLIKHIPEEGTTTAGLAKKLGLKEDDILRQVQKLAGDGLVTAEKVGRWTKVKHVAPLDDDQKKALQAAAEAHKEYVPKYGSVKLSGFLVVKLAKALPEISHLDRKKIFNTLVERGLVQLQREKDARGDRFLVFTVVESHPLVKQTAGTRRRRKKG
- a CDS encoding thermonuclease family protein, coding for MGQIRHQIVLLAVVTFVVVSMIISVIPAPEPQEHGGAGENIEGEVTRIVDGDTLYIDDVKIRLALVDAPEYGETGYDEAKDFAADICPEGSQATADQDDWQLEDEYGRMIAVVYCGGKNLNYELLKSGHAVILTQYCAVSEFGDETWAVEYGC
- a CDS encoding YdhR family protein gives rise to the protein MPKQLLEISFKFNIPREEYEAAACDLANAFANVPGLQWKVWTLNEQDKEAGGVYLFEDESSLQTFLASDLAAQVKNHPAFSELSAKPYEVLEEPTRTCRGPV
- a CDS encoding PIN domain-containing protein; amino-acid sequence: MFLDTTIVVEVLRSRRESERFGRILEAIEDDPLFISMLQLAELSDWCLENSIDLSEWISRLKGIVGVVPLTEDICLEGSRIKREMREHGMSKFSLLDGIILASARSIDQKLLTTDSDFRGAEDAVVIG
- a CDS encoding zinc ribbon domain-containing protein produces the protein MTTCTTCGGAIQETDVTCPRCGAALAQQAKGPAEASSTAKAGGAIGAVGSIAMFVQNLMIVIGLLLLVVSIGVIFSDPGGAFDQAFVGVILIMYSFYVDYLGLAIIGVGLVVISVGLRKVVSGKTMALGLTAGIMCILWVVLTYLWRIYYPGAMAESLSILLEDIMGLSSTTAGTFDAIIGQVQGMMYTWIGASVLLIIASFVFAFFISGVGKDTNYPGKLRSYSWPIFTIVNGVGTILVATFVLGALNLNFNRIGLLAGLFIKGLVVPIIALYVYISLLRKFLKLGKVTEHPAPVAYPAAPPAPAYYPPPPAAPAPPAAPVEAPPVEEPPAEEPAPPEETEPPEEPGPPVEEAPPEEPGPQPGQALCASCGQPLVAGDKFCMHCGAGAK